The following coding sequences lie in one Manis pentadactyla isolate mManPen7 chromosome Y, mManPen7.hap1, whole genome shotgun sequence genomic window:
- the LOC130682084 gene encoding deleted in azoospermia-like, translating into MPNTIFVGGIDVRMDETKIRSFSARYGSIKEVKIIMDQTGVPKGYGFVSFYNDVDVQKIVESQISFHGKKLKLGPAIRKQNFCAYHVHPCPLVFNTPPPPHFQCLWSSHNPVGYMQPPTMMHPITLYVQAYPYPSSPVQVITGYQLPVYNYQMPPQWSDGEHNSYVIPPLTYTAVNYYHCNEVDPGAEILTSECSIREATASSGNGPQKKSVDRSIQTVVSCLCNP; encoded by the exons ATGCCAAACACCATTTTTGTTGGTGGAATCGATGTTAGG ATGGATGAAACCAAAATTAGAAGTTTCTCTGCTAGATATGGTTCAATAAAAGAAGTGAAGATAATCATGGATCAAACTGGTGTACCCAAAGG CTATGGATTTGTTTCGTTTTATAATGACGTGGATGTCCAGAAGATAGTAGAA tcacAGATAAGTTTccatggtaaaaagctgaaactGGGCCCTGCAATCAGGAAACAAAATTTCT gtgcttatcatgtgcatCCATGTCCTTTGGTTTTTaatacaccaccaccaccacactttCAGTGTCTCTGGAGCAGTCACAACCCTGTAGGTTACATGCAGCCTCCAACCATGATGCATCCTATAACTCTGTATGTGCAG gcaTATCCTTATCCAAGTTCACCAGTTCAGGTCATCactggttatcagctgcctgtaTATAATTATCAG atgccacCACAGTGGTCTGATGGGGAACACAATAGTTATGTTATTCCTCCTCTG ACTTATACAGCTGTTAACTACTACCACTGTAATGAAGTTGACCCAGGAGCTGAAATTTTGACAAGTGAATGCTCCATTCGTGAAGCAACTGCATCCTCTGGAAATGGCCCACAAAAG AAATCTGTGGACCGAAGCATACAGACGGTGGTATCTTGTCTATGTAATCCATAG